Proteins from one Juglans microcarpa x Juglans regia isolate MS1-56 chromosome 6S, Jm3101_v1.0, whole genome shotgun sequence genomic window:
- the LOC121236990 gene encoding ATP-dependent Clp protease proteolytic subunit-related protein 4, chloroplastic-like, whose amino-acid sequence MVAVVTTASSLALHRPLLSPPIAVNPIRNSSSFSPKASFSNNFLPPFSGGSVSADFSGHKLRPSSLNPASFPRSKGKRGVVTMVIPFSRGSAWEQPPPDLASYLYKNRIVYLGMSLVPSVTELILAEFLYLQYEDVDKPIYLYINSTGTTKGGEKLGYETEAFAIYDVMRYVKPPIFTLCVGNAWGEAALLLAAGAKGNRSALPSSTIMIKQPIARFQGQATDIDLARKEVKNVKAELVNLLAKHVGKSPEQIEADIRRPKYFSPSEAVEYGIIDKVLYNERSSEDRGVVSDLKKAQLI is encoded by the exons ATGGTGGCCGTCGTCACCACCGCTTCGAGCTTAGCGCTCCACCGGCCCTTGCTATCACCGCCCATCGCTGTAAATCCCATCCGCAACTCGTCTTCCTTCTCTCCCAAAGCCTCTTTCTCCAACAATTTCCTCCCTCCCTTCTCCGGTGGCAGCGTCTCCGCCGACTTCTCGGGCCACAAGCTCCGTCCATCGTCTCTCAATCCGGCGTCTTTTCCTCGCTCCAAGGGCAAGCGAGGTGTTGTCACCATG GTTATTCCATTTTCAAGGGGTAGTGCATGGGAGCAACCTCCTCCAGACTTGGCATCTTACTTGTACAAAAACCGGATTGTTTACTTGGGCATGTCTCTTGTTCCTTCCGTCACAGAATTGATACTGGCTGAATTTTTATACCTTCAGTATGAAGATGTTGACAAGCCTATCTATCTATACATAAACTCCACTGGAACAACCAAG gGCGGCGAGAAGTTGGGTTATGAGACTGAGGCTTTTGCGATTTACGATGTTATGAG GTATGTCAAGCCACCTATATTTACTCTGTGTGTTGGAAATGCTTGGGGAGAAGCAGCCTTACTTTTGGCTGCTGGTGCTAAGGGAAACCGTTCTGCTTTGCCCTCATCAACAATCATGATAAAgcag CCAATTGCCAGGTTCCAAGGTCAAGCAACTGACATTGACCTAGCGAGGAAAGAAGTGAAGAATGTGAAGGCAGAGCTG GTTAATCTCCTTGCAAAGCATGTTGGAAAATCACCTGAGCAGATTGAAGCTGACATCAGGCGCCCAAAATATTTCAGTCCCAGTGAAGCAGTTGAATATGGCATCATTGATAAG GTACTATACAATGAAAGGAGTTCTGAAGACCGGGGAGTTGTCTCTGACCTGAAAAAGGCGCAACTTATCTGA